The following are from one region of the Methyloversatilis discipulorum genome:
- a CDS encoding monovalent cation/H+ antiporter subunit A translates to MQLPLITLVALPFAGSLIAALLPTNARNAESTLAGLIALLCTVQAALLFPEIAAGQVIRQEISWLPSLGLNFVLRMDGFAWMFSMLVLGIGALVVLYARYYMSPADPVPRFFAFLLAFMGAMSGVVLSGNLFQMVLFWELTSLFSFLLIGYWHHRKDARRGARMALTVTGAGGLCLLAGVVLLGHIAGSYDLDVVLAAGDTVRAHPLYRPMLVLVLLGAFTKSAQFPFQFWLPNAMAAPTPVSAYLHSATMVKAGVFLLARLWPVLAGTDEWFWLVTGAGLATLLVGGFAAIFQNDLKGLLAYSTISHLGLITTLLGLNSPLAAVAAVFHIINHATFKASLFMAVGVIDHETGTRDIRRLSGLARYMPITATLATVAAAAMAGVPLLNGFISKEMFFSEAVFLAASPGIDRALPVVAVVAGMFSVAYSLRFTVEVFLGRDKCGALPRQPHEPPRWMRAPISVLVLACLVVGTLPQWSIQRILETAAQPVVGTLPAFDLAVWHGFNLPLWMSLLSLVGGIALFFALRSPMRRGHIAKAPLIGRINGKRVFRSLLARLTLAGRHTRRLFGTRRLQMQLMLLVLVTLVAAAVPLRKLGSEALLAGGDRAMLEFSPMFALMWLVGAGAAIGAVWQAKYHRLTALALMSVSGLVTVITFAWFSAPDLALTQLSVEAVTTVLIMLGLRWLPKRLEDVGRNQSLRVRARARVRRARDLAIALAAGAGLALLSWAMMTRSFPQSISPFFLERALPEGGGSNVVNVMLVDFRGFDTLGEITVLGVVALTVYALLRRFRPAPESAELPAQQRALPADLATDLVDAQTAEDTARGYLMVPAVLVRLVLPLAAVIAVYLFMRGHNEPGGGFVAGLVLSTAFIVQYIVSGTQWVEAHMDLRPQRWIAFGLLTATATGLGSFALGYPFLTTHTAHLSLPLIGDIHVASALFYDIGVFLLVVGATLLILTALGHQSVRGRRVRDSDDDGDGDRGGDQQREGAH, encoded by the coding sequence ATGCAACTGCCGCTGATCACCCTCGTCGCACTGCCTTTCGCCGGCAGCCTGATTGCAGCACTGCTGCCGACCAATGCGCGCAATGCCGAATCGACGCTGGCCGGCCTGATCGCGCTGCTCTGCACGGTGCAGGCGGCGCTGCTGTTTCCGGAGATCGCGGCCGGGCAGGTGATCCGTCAGGAAATTTCCTGGCTGCCGTCGCTCGGCCTGAACTTCGTGCTGCGCATGGACGGCTTCGCCTGGATGTTCTCGATGCTGGTGCTGGGCATCGGTGCACTGGTCGTGCTGTACGCGCGCTACTACATGTCGCCGGCCGACCCGGTGCCGCGCTTCTTCGCTTTCCTGCTCGCCTTCATGGGTGCGATGAGCGGCGTCGTGCTGTCCGGCAACCTGTTCCAGATGGTGCTGTTCTGGGAACTGACCAGCCTGTTCTCCTTCCTGCTGATCGGTTACTGGCACCACCGCAAGGACGCGCGCCGCGGCGCGCGCATGGCGCTGACCGTGACCGGCGCGGGCGGCCTCTGCCTGCTGGCCGGTGTGGTACTGCTCGGCCACATCGCCGGCAGCTACGACCTCGACGTGGTGCTGGCGGCCGGCGACACGGTGCGCGCGCATCCGCTGTACCGGCCGATGCTGGTGCTGGTGCTGCTCGGCGCCTTCACCAAGAGCGCTCAGTTCCCGTTCCAGTTCTGGCTGCCGAATGCGATGGCCGCACCGACACCGGTGTCGGCCTACCTGCATTCGGCCACCATGGTGAAGGCCGGCGTCTTCCTGCTGGCGCGGCTGTGGCCGGTGCTGGCCGGCACCGACGAATGGTTCTGGCTGGTCACCGGCGCCGGTCTGGCGACGCTGCTGGTCGGCGGTTTCGCCGCCATCTTCCAGAACGATCTGAAGGGCCTGCTGGCCTATTCGACCATTTCGCACCTTGGCCTGATCACCACGCTGCTCGGGCTGAACAGTCCGCTGGCCGCGGTGGCGGCGGTGTTCCACATCATTAACCACGCCACCTTCAAGGCCTCGCTGTTCATGGCGGTGGGCGTGATCGACCATGAGACCGGCACGCGCGATATCCGCCGCCTGAGCGGTCTGGCGCGCTACATGCCGATCACCGCGACGCTGGCGACGGTGGCGGCGGCGGCGATGGCTGGCGTGCCGCTGCTCAATGGCTTCATTTCGAAGGAAATGTTCTTCAGCGAAGCGGTGTTCCTGGCCGCCTCGCCCGGCATCGACCGCGCGCTGCCGGTGGTGGCCGTGGTCGCCGGCATGTTCAGCGTCGCCTATTCGCTGCGCTTCACGGTCGAGGTGTTCCTGGGCCGTGACAAGTGCGGCGCGCTGCCGCGCCAGCCGCACGAGCCGCCGCGCTGGATGCGGGCGCCGATCTCGGTGCTGGTGCTTGCCTGTCTGGTGGTCGGCACGCTGCCGCAGTGGTCCATCCAGCGCATCCTCGAAACTGCGGCGCAGCCGGTAGTCGGCACGCTGCCGGCTTTCGATCTGGCGGTGTGGCACGGCTTCAACCTGCCGCTGTGGATGAGCCTGCTGTCGCTGGTCGGCGGCATCGCGCTGTTCTTCGCGTTGCGCAGCCCGATGCGCCGCGGCCATATCGCGAAGGCGCCGCTGATCGGCCGGATCAACGGCAAGCGCGTGTTCCGCTCTCTGCTGGCCCGGCTCACGCTGGCCGGCCGCCACACTCGGCGGCTGTTCGGTACGCGCCGCCTGCAGATGCAGCTGATGCTGCTGGTGCTGGTGACGCTGGTGGCTGCCGCCGTGCCGCTGCGCAAGCTCGGCAGCGAGGCGCTGCTGGCCGGTGGTGACCGCGCCATGCTGGAGTTCTCGCCGATGTTCGCGCTGATGTGGCTGGTTGGCGCGGGCGCGGCGATCGGCGCCGTGTGGCAGGCGAAGTACCACCGGCTGACCGCGCTGGCGCTGATGAGCGTGTCCGGGCTGGTCACCGTCATCACCTTCGCCTGGTTCTCGGCGCCCGATCTCGCGCTGACCCAGCTGTCGGTCGAGGCGGTCACCACCGTGCTCATCATGCTCGGGCTGCGCTGGCTGCCGAAGCGGCTGGAAGACGTCGGGCGCAATCAGTCGCTGCGCGTCCGCGCGCGGGCACGCGTGCGGCGTGCGCGCGATCTTGCGATCGCGCTCGCTGCGGGCGCCGGGCTGGCGCTGCTTTCGTGGGCCATGATGACGCGCAGCTTTCCGCAGAGCATTTCGCCCTTCTTTCTCGAACGGGCGCTGCCCGAAGGCGGCGGCAGCAATGTGGTGAACGTGATGCTGGTCGATTTCCGCGGTTTCGACACGCTGGGCGAAATCACCGTGCTCGGCGTGGTGGCGCTGACCGTGTATGCGCTGCTGCGCCGCTTCCGTCCGGCGCCTGAAAGTGCGGAACTGCCGGCGCAGCAGCGGGCGCTGCCGGCCGACCTGGCGACCGATCTGGTGGACGCCCAGACGGCCGAGGACACCGCCCGCGGCTACCTGATGGTGCCGGCGGTGCTGGTGCGGCTGGTGCTGCCGCTGGCGGCGGTGATCGCGGTCTACCTGTTCATGCGCGGCCACAACGAACCGGGCGGCGGTTTCGTCGCCGGGCTGGTGCTGTCGACCGCCTTCATCGTGCAGTACATCGTGTCCGGTACGCAGTGGGTCGAAGCGCACATGGACCTGCGGCCGCAGCGCTGGATCGCCTTCGGCCTGCTGACGGCGACGGCCACCGGCCTCGGTTCCTTCGCGCTGGGCTATCCCTTCCTGACTACTCACACCGCCCACCTCAGCCTGCCGCTGATCGGCGACATCCACGTCGCCAGCGCGCTGTTCTACGACATCGGCGTGTTCCTGCTGGTGGTCGGGGCGACGCTGCTGATACTGACCGCGCTGGGCCACCAGTCGGTGCGTGGACGCCGTGTCCGTGACAGCGATGACGACGGTGACGGCGATCGCGGCGGCGACCAACAAAGAGAAGGAGCGCACTGA
- a CDS encoding TatD family hydrolase: MFIDSHCHIDFPDLAAREDEVLANMLAQQVSHALCVSVNIEQWPRVTGMAERHANVFASLGVHPDYEDVTEPDVAQLVDMSVHPRVVAIGETGLDYFRLTGDLEWQRKRFRTHIRAARECGKPLIIHTRSSAEDTLAIMREERAHEAGGVMHCFTETLEVAEAAIDMGFCISFSGIVTFKNAQQLRDVAKAIPLASMLIETDSPYLAPVPYRGKMNEPAYVPHVAAELAKVRGMTVEEVGRVTTDNFFRLFHDAARLAGREEVAA; this comes from the coding sequence ATGTTCATCGACTCACACTGCCACATCGATTTCCCCGACCTCGCCGCGCGCGAGGACGAAGTGCTCGCCAATATGCTGGCGCAGCAGGTCAGCCACGCACTGTGCGTGTCGGTCAATATCGAACAGTGGCCGCGCGTCACCGGCATGGCCGAGCGACACGCCAACGTGTTCGCCTCGCTCGGCGTGCACCCCGATTACGAGGACGTGACCGAGCCGGACGTGGCGCAGCTGGTCGACATGTCCGTCCATCCGCGCGTGGTCGCCATCGGTGAAACCGGGCTCGACTACTTCCGCCTGACCGGCGACCTCGAATGGCAGCGCAAGCGCTTTCGCACGCACATCCGCGCCGCGCGCGAATGCGGCAAGCCGCTCATCATCCACACCCGTTCGTCGGCCGAGGACACGCTGGCCATCATGCGCGAGGAACGCGCGCACGAGGCAGGCGGCGTCATGCACTGCTTCACCGAAACGCTCGAAGTGGCCGAAGCGGCGATCGACATGGGCTTCTGCATTTCCTTCTCTGGCATCGTCACCTTCAAGAACGCACAGCAGTTGCGCGACGTAGCCAAGGCCATCCCGCTGGCGTCGATGCTGATCGAGACCGATTCGCCCTATCTGGCGCCGGTGCCCTACCGCGGCAAGATGAATGAGCCGGCCTATGTGCCGCACGTCGCCGCCGAACTGGCGAAGGTGCGTGGCATGACGGTGGAGGAGGTCGGTCGCGTCACCACCGACAACTTCTTCCGCCTGTTCCACGACGCCGCGCGTCTGGCCGGCCGCGAGGAGGTGGCCGCATGA
- a CDS encoding ankyrin repeat domain-containing protein — protein sequence MKALRIALLGFVLGLAGASGVSAAAYDDLINAANLGDTGKVASFIDRGLDVNSVDPRGETLLIIAARNGYTDLVKALLARRAKVEAVNAVGETALAVAAFNGHVAVVDQLLEAGANPVNTQGWSALHYAAMQGHTAVLKALIARGAPVDAPAPNGATALMLAAKANIESVKVLLAARADARIRGRDGETALDWAMKAGNTDAAALIRAAMGQ from the coding sequence ATGAAGGCGCTGCGCATCGCACTGCTTGGTTTCGTTCTCGGTCTGGCCGGCGCCAGTGGCGTGTCGGCAGCCGCGTACGACGACCTGATCAATGCCGCCAACCTTGGCGACACCGGCAAGGTGGCCAGTTTCATCGACCGTGGCCTGGACGTGAATTCGGTCGATCCGCGTGGCGAGACGCTGCTCATCATCGCTGCGCGCAACGGCTACACCGACCTCGTCAAGGCGCTGCTGGCACGCCGCGCCAAGGTCGAGGCGGTCAACGCGGTCGGCGAAACCGCGCTGGCGGTGGCCGCTTTCAACGGCCACGTTGCCGTGGTCGACCAGCTGCTCGAGGCTGGCGCCAATCCGGTCAATACCCAGGGCTGGTCGGCGCTGCACTACGCGGCGATGCAGGGACACACGGCGGTGCTGAAGGCGCTGATCGCGCGCGGTGCGCCGGTCGACGCGCCGGCGCCCAACGGCGCCACCGCGCTGATGCTGGCGGCCAAGGCCAATATCGAATCGGTGAAGGTGCTGCTGGCCGCACGCGCCGACGCGCGCATCCGCGGCCGCGACGGCGAGACCGCACTCGACTGGGCGATGAAGGCCGGCAACACCGACGCGGCCGCGCTGATACGCGCGGCGATGGGGCAGTGA
- a CDS encoding PilZ domain-containing protein has protein sequence MSDPHIQSGNRRSVLSLAVTSKSVLYAAYMPFLKGGGIFLPTNRAYRLGDEVFLLLQLMEDPAKLPIQGTVAWVTPADAQGGKQQGIGLRFGEDESSKSARAKIEQVVGGYLGSSRQTHTL, from the coding sequence ATGAGCGATCCGCATATCCAGTCGGGTAACCGGCGCAGCGTGCTGTCGCTGGCGGTGACGTCGAAATCGGTGCTCTATGCGGCCTACATGCCTTTCCTGAAGGGCGGCGGCATCTTCCTGCCGACCAACCGCGCCTACCGTCTGGGCGACGAAGTGTTCCTGCTGCTGCAGCTGATGGAAGATCCGGCCAAGCTGCCCATCCAGGGCACGGTCGCCTGGGTGACGCCGGCCGACGCGCAGGGCGGCAAGCAGCAGGGCATAGGCCTGCGCTTCGGCGAGGACGAAAGCAGCAAGTCGGCGCGGGCCAAGATCGAACAGGTGGTCGGCGGCTACCTCGGTTCGTCGCGACAGACCCACACGCTCTGA
- the holB gene encoding DNA polymerase III subunit delta' produces MIYDWCKPQWSQLMALAERMPHALLLAGPAGLGKREFAEALAARMLCERARGEQAACGECASCRLIATDNHPDWLVVRPEALDDEAEEGDDAASDDGDGKAKSKLIRIAQVRAVTDRLGVGSHQGGYRVVLLYPAEAMNVDAANALLKSLEEPPPKTLFLLITDHPRKLLPTIRSRTRVLSFQQPPIEQSLAWLAAQGVRDAGDALALCAGSPLHARDLASSKDAQIQAQFVDDVSKHALSAPLEVAARWDGWLKGRKKGEPGLTDLPTLVTWLQRWLADLVLLAQAGEPRVFVGRRAQLGQLAERSDVGTVLRGYNELLKVRALAHHPLNARLFLEDMLIRYARLFRSQR; encoded by the coding sequence ATGATTTACGACTGGTGCAAACCGCAGTGGTCGCAGTTGATGGCGCTGGCCGAACGGATGCCGCACGCGCTGCTGCTGGCCGGGCCGGCCGGCCTGGGCAAGCGCGAATTCGCCGAGGCGCTGGCGGCGCGCATGCTGTGCGAGCGGGCGCGCGGCGAACAGGCAGCCTGCGGCGAATGCGCGTCCTGCCGGTTGATCGCCACCGACAACCACCCGGACTGGCTGGTCGTGCGGCCGGAGGCGCTCGACGACGAGGCCGAAGAGGGTGACGACGCGGCGTCCGACGACGGCGACGGCAAGGCGAAATCGAAACTGATCCGCATTGCCCAGGTGCGGGCGGTGACCGATCGTCTGGGCGTTGGCTCGCACCAGGGCGGCTATCGCGTAGTGCTGCTGTATCCGGCCGAAGCGATGAACGTCGACGCCGCGAACGCTCTTCTCAAATCACTTGAAGAGCCGCCACCCAAGACTTTGTTTTTACTTATAACTGACCATCCTCGAAAACTGCTGCCGACGATACGCAGCCGCACCCGCGTGCTGTCCTTCCAGCAGCCGCCCATCGAACAGTCGCTGGCCTGGCTTGCAGCCCAGGGCGTGCGCGATGCCGGGGATGCGCTGGCGCTGTGCGCAGGCTCGCCACTGCATGCGCGCGACCTCGCCAGTTCGAAGGATGCTCAAATCCAGGCCCAGTTTGTCGATGATGTATCGAAGCACGCGCTGAGCGCGCCGCTGGAAGTCGCCGCGCGCTGGGACGGCTGGCTCAAGGGGCGCAAGAAGGGCGAACCGGGCCTGACCGATCTGCCGACGCTGGTCACCTGGCTGCAGCGCTGGCTGGCCGACCTCGTGCTGCTGGCGCAGGCCGGCGAGCCGCGGGTATTCGTCGGCCGACGCGCCCAGCTCGGGCAGCTGGCGGAACGCAGCGACGTGGGCACTGTCCTGCGTGGGTACAATGAATTGCTGAAGGTGCGGGCACTGGCGCATCACCCGCTGAATGCGCGCCTGTTCCTCGAAGACATGCTCATCCGTTACGCCCGTCTGTTCCGGTCGCAACGTTGA
- a CDS encoding uracil-DNA glycosylase gives MSKNDLDSFVSAVAAGARIPDPAKMFNPWGDHDPLHDIDADAPRIRADHLQRYLAARLGRARVLLIAEAPSYSGAKFSGMAMTSERDVLAAHAAGRGSDYFDGGFQRTSRVLPQLKNTEGMLERTASIVWAAMAGNGWAPTDFVLWNAVAYHPHETGRPLTNRAPSVSERRALRPLLEQFLALFPGVPRLAIGRICQHSLADMGIDALPARHPSYGGAPEFRAAVADLRARLTA, from the coding sequence ATGTCGAAAAACGATCTCGACAGTTTTGTTTCCGCCGTCGCGGCCGGTGCACGGATTCCCGACCCCGCCAAGATGTTCAACCCGTGGGGCGATCACGACCCGTTGCACGACATCGATGCGGACGCGCCGCGCATCCGTGCCGACCACCTGCAGCGCTATCTGGCCGCCCGGCTCGGGCGTGCCCGCGTACTGCTGATCGCCGAAGCGCCGAGCTACAGCGGCGCCAAGTTCTCCGGCATGGCGATGACCAGCGAGCGTGACGTGCTGGCGGCCCACGCCGCCGGCCGCGGCAGCGACTATTTCGACGGCGGCTTCCAGCGCACCAGCCGCGTGCTGCCGCAGCTGAAGAACACCGAAGGCATGCTGGAGCGGACCGCCAGCATCGTCTGGGCCGCGATGGCCGGCAATGGCTGGGCACCGACCGACTTCGTGCTGTGGAACGCGGTCGCCTACCACCCGCACGAGACCGGCCGGCCGCTGACCAATCGTGCGCCCAGCGTGAGCGAGCGGCGCGCGCTGCGCCCGCTGCTGGAACAGTTCCTCGCCCTCTTCCCCGGCGTGCCGCGGCTGGCCATCGGCCGCATCTGCCAGCACAGCCTGGCCGACATGGGCATCGACGCGCTGCCGGCGCGGCATCCGAGCTACGGCGGCGCGCCGGAGTTCCGCGCCGCGGTGGCCGACCTGCGCGCCCGGCTTACTGCCTGA
- the queF gene encoding NADPH-dependent 7-cyano-7-deazaguanine reductase QueF (Catalyzes the NADPH-dependent reduction of 7-cyano-7-deazaguanine (preQ0) to 7-aminomethyl-7-deazaguanine (preQ1) in queuosine biosynthesis), translating to MTHPASGSGLGHATDYPDSYDAGLLFPMPREASRAALGIASQTLPFGGVDRWHAWEISWLNPQGKPEVAIGRFDIPADSSHIVESKSLKLYLNGYNNERMSSLEAVRALIETDLSAACQSGVTVQMYAPDGVPPVQTQMVGESIDGLDIVCDRYQPDAALLSASGDTVEETLRSDLLKSNCPVTLQPDWASLQLRYRGPKIDRAGLLRYIVSFRNHADFHEHCVERIYMDVMARCQPELLTVCACYTRRGGLDINPWRSNFESPPDSFVKLIRQ from the coding sequence ATGACGCACCCTGCGAGCGGATCCGGCCTCGGCCACGCGACGGACTATCCGGACAGTTACGACGCCGGCCTGCTGTTCCCGATGCCGCGCGAGGCGTCGCGCGCGGCGCTGGGCATCGCTTCGCAGACGCTGCCCTTCGGCGGCGTCGATCGCTGGCACGCCTGGGAGATTTCCTGGCTCAACCCGCAGGGCAAGCCTGAAGTCGCGATCGGCCGCTTCGACATTCCGGCCGACAGCAGCCACATCGTCGAGTCGAAGTCGCTCAAGCTCTACCTGAACGGCTACAACAACGAACGCATGAGTTCGCTGGAAGCGGTGCGCGCGCTGATCGAGACCGATCTGTCGGCCGCCTGCCAGTCCGGCGTGACGGTGCAGATGTATGCGCCGGACGGCGTGCCGCCGGTGCAGACGCAGATGGTGGGCGAGTCGATCGACGGCCTGGACATCGTCTGCGACCGCTACCAGCCGGACGCAGCGCTGCTGTCCGCCAGTGGCGACACGGTCGAGGAAACGCTGCGCTCCGACCTGCTGAAGTCCAACTGCCCGGTCACGCTGCAGCCGGACTGGGCGTCGCTGCAACTGCGCTACCGCGGACCGAAGATCGACCGCGCCGGGCTGTTGCGCTACATCGTGTCCTTCCGCAATCACGCCGATTTCCACGAGCACTGCGTCGAACGCATCTACATGGACGTGATGGCGCGCTGCCAGCCCGAACTGCTGACCGTGTGCGCCTGTTACACCCGTCGCGGCGGGCTCGACATCAACCCCTGGCGCAGCAATTTCGAGTCGCCGCCCGACAGTTTCGTCAAGCTGATCAGGCAGTAA
- a CDS encoding ABC transporter permease — protein sequence MTSDLILAARMALRDFRAGELRVLGLALLLAVAALTSVSFFTDRVSRSVVSEANQLLGGDLRVAGDNPLPDAYIDEAQSRGLRAIRSWSFTSMASAADGAQLVGVKAVADGYPLRGKLRIAPELNAPDADTRAIPEPGTVWLDERATSALRVRSGDTISVGQLKLRVAAVLTFESDRGASFFAIVPRLMLNAADLPASGLIQEGSRISYRLHVAGEDAAVRAYAAWLKPQLARGQRVENVEEAQPEVRGALDRAQKFLRLAAMLAVVFAAVAVGLAARRYMQRHLDGCAVMRCLGATQARLTRLFLIEFVLVGLLACALGCVVGYVTQFGVEALLAGLFATTLPQPGLTPVLYGFAVGMTLMLGFVWPQLLRLRRVSTLRVLRREWDDADVVSWGAYGFGLACLSALIVLMAGDLTLGAVVVGGFAAACGIYAAVAWGALALVARLRGGTAGGWRYGLASLTRRRVASTVQIAALGLGLTAVLLLVIVRGDLLDAWRNRLPVDAPNRFVLNIQPDQLDAVRAQFADAGLAPPQLLPMSRARLVALNGRAVSPDDYDDARAKRLVEREFNLSWDDHVQVGNRIVAGNWDAAKPAFSVEAGLARTLGIAPGDRLRFDIAGRQVEAVVGSLRELEWDSMNVNFFVVATPGVLEDFPASYITSFHLPATAAGFTNELVARFPNLTAVDVDAVVRQFRALMDQLSAAVSVVFGFALLAGVVVLLAAIESTHDERRFELAVLRTLGARDRQLRASLAAEFAILGALAGVLAAFGALVLTMLLARQAFQLPYLPSAGLPLAGVAFSVLAVLAAGMLGLRGALKAPALTSLRAL from the coding sequence ATGACCTCCGATCTGATTCTGGCTGCGCGCATGGCGCTGCGCGACTTCCGTGCCGGCGAGCTGCGCGTGCTCGGCCTGGCGCTGCTGCTGGCGGTGGCCGCACTCACCTCGGTGTCCTTCTTCACCGACCGCGTGTCGCGTTCGGTGGTCAGCGAGGCGAACCAGCTGCTCGGCGGCGATCTGCGCGTGGCCGGCGACAACCCGCTGCCCGACGCCTACATCGATGAAGCGCAGTCGCGCGGTCTGCGTGCGATCCGTAGCTGGAGCTTCACCAGCATGGCGTCGGCCGCCGACGGCGCCCAGCTGGTCGGCGTCAAGGCGGTGGCCGACGGCTACCCGCTGCGCGGCAAGCTGCGCATCGCGCCCGAACTGAATGCGCCGGACGCCGACACGCGGGCGATACCCGAGCCCGGCACCGTGTGGCTGGACGAGCGCGCAACCAGCGCGCTGCGCGTGCGCAGCGGCGACACGATCAGCGTCGGCCAGCTCAAGCTGCGCGTGGCCGCGGTGCTCACCTTCGAATCGGATCGCGGCGCGAGCTTCTTCGCCATCGTGCCGCGGCTGATGCTCAACGCGGCCGACCTGCCGGCCAGCGGGCTGATACAGGAAGGCAGCCGCATCAGCTACCGGTTGCACGTGGCCGGCGAGGATGCCGCGGTGCGCGCCTACGCCGCCTGGCTGAAGCCGCAGCTGGCGCGCGGCCAGCGCGTCGAGAACGTCGAAGAGGCGCAGCCCGAGGTGCGCGGCGCGCTCGACCGGGCGCAGAAATTCCTGCGTCTGGCGGCCATGCTGGCCGTCGTGTTCGCCGCGGTGGCGGTCGGCCTTGCGGCGCGCCGCTACATGCAGCGCCATCTCGACGGCTGCGCCGTGATGCGCTGCCTCGGCGCCACGCAGGCGAGGCTGACGCGGCTGTTCCTGATCGAATTCGTGCTGGTCGGCCTGCTCGCCTGCGCGCTCGGCTGCGTCGTCGGCTACGTCACGCAGTTCGGCGTCGAGGCGCTGCTGGCCGGTCTGTTCGCGACCACGCTGCCGCAGCCGGGACTGACGCCGGTGCTGTACGGCTTCGCCGTCGGCATGACCTTGATGCTGGGTTTCGTCTGGCCGCAGCTGCTGCGCCTGCGCAGGGTGTCGACGCTGCGCGTGTTGCGGCGCGAATGGGACGATGCCGACGTCGTGTCCTGGGGCGCCTACGGTTTCGGCCTGGCCTGCCTGTCGGCGCTGATCGTGCTGATGGCCGGCGACCTGACGCTGGGCGCCGTCGTGGTCGGTGGCTTCGCGGCCGCCTGCGGCATTTACGCGGCGGTCGCCTGGGGCGCGCTGGCGCTGGTGGCGCGGCTGCGCGGCGGCACTGCCGGCGGCTGGCGCTACGGTCTGGCCAGCCTGACCCGCCGGCGCGTCGCCTCGACGGTGCAGATCGCCGCGCTCGGTCTCGGCCTCACCGCCGTGCTGCTGCTGGTCATCGTGCGCGGCGATCTGCTCGATGCCTGGCGCAATCGGCTGCCGGTCGACGCACCGAACCGCTTCGTGCTGAACATCCAGCCCGACCAGCTCGACGCGGTGCGCGCGCAGTTCGCCGATGCCGGCCTGGCGCCGCCGCAGCTGCTGCCTATGTCGCGCGCTCGCCTGGTGGCGCTGAACGGCCGTGCGGTGTCGCCGGACGACTATGACGACGCGCGCGCCAAACGGCTGGTCGAGCGCGAATTCAACCTGTCCTGGGACGACCACGTACAGGTTGGCAACCGCATCGTCGCCGGCAACTGGGACGCCGCGAAGCCCGCCTTCTCGGTCGAGGCCGGACTGGCGCGCACATTGGGCATCGCGCCTGGTGACCGTTTGCGCTTCGATATCGCCGGCCGCCAGGTCGAGGCGGTGGTCGGCAGCCTGCGCGAGCTGGAGTGGGATTCGATGAACGTCAATTTCTTCGTCGTCGCGACCCCCGGCGTGCTGGAGGACTTTCCGGCCAGCTACATCACCTCCTTCCATCTGCCGGCAACGGCAGCCGGCTTCACCAACGAACTGGTGGCGCGCTTTCCCAATCTGACCGCGGTCGATGTCGATGCCGTGGTGCGCCAGTTCCGCGCGCTGATGGACCAGCTGTCGGCAGCAGTCAGCGTGGTGTTCGGTTTCGCGCTGCTGGCTGGCGTGGTCGTGCTGCTGGCAGCCATCGAGTCCACGCACGACGAGCGGCGTTTCGAGCTGGCGGTGCTGCGCACCCTCGGCGCACGCGACCGGCAATTGCGTGCCTCGTTGGCCGCGGAATTTGCGATACTCGGGGCTCTCGCTGGCGTGCTCGCCGCATTCGGCGCTCTCGTGCTGACCATGCTGCTGGCCCGCCAGGCCTTTCAGCTCCCGTATCTGCCCTCCGCCGGCCTGCCGCTGGCCGGCGTCGCATTCAGCGTGCTGGCCGTGCTTGCCGCCGGCATGCTGGGTCTGCGCGGAGCGCTGAAGGCACCCGCGCTGACCAGCCTGCGCGCGCTCTGA
- the tmk gene encoding dTMP kinase: MHNTRFITFEGMDGAGKSTQIARTADWLRARGHAVLLTREPGGTPLGESLRALLLHQAMHPDTEALLMFAARREHLAQVIEPALARGEWVLCDRFTDASFAYQGGGRGLDTARLEALETWVQRGLQPGLTLLFDLPCEVAAQRLAASGGDPDRFEREQSDFFNRVRAAYLARAKADPRRVQVLDAARTPEEVSIQLEEILSRYCS; encoded by the coding sequence ATGCACAACACCCGCTTCATCACCTTCGAAGGCATGGACGGTGCAGGCAAGAGCACGCAGATCGCCCGCACCGCCGACTGGCTGCGCGCACGCGGTCATGCGGTGCTGCTGACCCGCGAACCGGGCGGTACTCCGCTGGGCGAGTCGCTGCGCGCGCTGCTGCTGCACCAGGCCATGCACCCGGATACCGAAGCCCTGCTGATGTTTGCCGCCCGCCGCGAACACCTTGCGCAGGTGATCGAACCCGCGCTGGCGCGCGGGGAATGGGTGCTGTGCGACCGCTTCACCGACGCCAGCTTCGCCTACCAGGGCGGCGGTCGCGGGCTGGACACGGCGCGGCTCGAAGCGCTCGAAACCTGGGTACAGCGCGGTCTGCAGCCCGGACTCACGCTGCTTTTCGATCTGCCCTGCGAGGTGGCGGCGCAAAGACTGGCGGCCAGCGGTGGCGACCCGGACCGCTTCGAGCGCGAACAGTCGGATTTCTTCAACCGGGTGCGTGCCGCCTACCTCGCGCGCGCCAAGGCCGACCCGCGACGCGTGCAGGTGCTCGACGCCGCGCGGACCCCGGAAGAAGTTTCCATTCAACTTGAAGAAATTCTTTCAAGGTACTGTTCCTGA